The Amblyomma americanum isolate KBUSLIRL-KWMA chromosome 6, ASM5285725v1, whole genome shotgun sequence genome has a window encoding:
- the LOC144094394 gene encoding CRISP/Allergen/PR-1-like — MAAVVPALQECKEEYRKRRPTHTACKPPNKKCIIKKRRISPEERLLILKTHNDYRSMVALGKLHGFPPAANMARLVWDEELASVAQAKAEQCTSAHGEVNHDDWRDRFTTRFNGTGQNLAVRGRNFPFTSPDWPSRIKEWFIEYEDYPLEQRLEFRVPAHSKPMIGHFTQLVWAKTSYVGCGFVEYSIIGAVKLTHMQLYVCNYAVMGNVFRRPLYQEGPACSACPNGTVCDSAFGLCGIAAGVSRVQLSALRLTAATLPRID, encoded by the exons ATGGCTGCTGTGG TTCCGGCTCTCCAGGAGTGCAAGGAAGAGTACCGCAAGAGGCGTCCCACGCACACGGCCTGCAAGCCTCCAAACAAGAAATGCATCATCAAGAAAAGAAGGATCAGCCCGGAGGAGCGCCTCCTCATACTGAAGACCCACAACGACTACCGGAGCATGGTGGCCCTGGGAAAACTGCATGGCTTCCCTCCAGCCGCTAATATGGCTCGGCTTGTCTGGGACGAAGAGCTCGCTTCCGTAGCGCAAGCGAAAGCCGAGCAATGTACCTCCGCCCATGGAGAAGTCAACCACGACGACTGGCGCGACCGCTTCACGACCAGGTTCAATGGAACAGGGCAGAACCTTGCCGTTCGTGGCAGAAACTTCCCTTTCACAAGCCCAGACTGGCCGAGTCGCATCAAGGAGTGGTTCATAGAGTACGAAGACTACCCGCTGGAGCAACGCCTCGAGTTCCGAGTTCCGGCCCACTCGAAGCCTATGATAGGGCACTTCACCCAACTTGTGTGGGCCAAGACCAGCTACGTCGGCTGTGGCTTTGTGGAGTACAGCATCATCGGAGCCGTCAAACTGACGCACATGCAACTCTACGTGTGCAACTACGCGGTCATGGGAAACGTCTTCAGAAGGCCGCTGTACCAGGAAGGCCCGGCTTGTTCTGCCTGCCCGAACGGAACCGTCTGTGACAGCGCTTTCGGCCTGTGCGGTATTGCTGCCG GTGTCAGCCGA gtgcagTTATCAGCTCTGCGGCTGACGGCCGCAACACTTCCGCGCATCGATTAA
- the LOC144093864 gene encoding uncharacterized protein LOC144093864 isoform X3 — MKSSSAPCPALAVLTLVLCVMSLSEAACPSNRGVYSNCAYTTCTLESCAARGLECCPKPCGGSWCVKGVASAPRRPQRNCPLILPQRGGCGGSVGNITCQQLRCEDRGSVCCRAPCNSHFCLDDIDAGGLPRFRRATFRCPTFASPPDGCEGHRNNLTCLQLNCKSKASTCCHGPCGNPFCLKL; from the exons ATGAAGTCCTCCTCCGCACCATGTCCTGCTCTCGCTGTCCTCACACTGGTCCTGTGCGTGATGTCCTTGTCTGAGGCGGCCTGCCCCAGCAACAGGGGAGTGTACAGCAACTGCGCATACACCACCTGCACTCTGGAAAGCTGCGCGGCCCGTGGTCTCGAGTGCTGCCCCAAGCCCTGCGGCGGGTCTTGGTGCGTCAAAG GAGTTGCCAGCGCGCCACGCCGTCCTCAGAGGAATTGTCCGCTAATCTTGCCTCAGCGGGGTGGCTGCGGCGGCAGTGTGGGCAACATCACCTGCCAGCAACTGCGGTGTGAAGACAGGGGATCCGTGTGCTGCAGAGCACCGTGCAACAGCCACTTCTGCCTGGATGACATAG ATGCGGGAGGACTCCCGCGATTCCGGCGCGCCACCTTTCGGTGTCCGACGTTCGCTTCCCCGCCCGACGGCTGTGAGGGCCACCGCAACAACCTCACCTGCCTGCAGCTCAACTGCAAGTCCAAGGCGTCCACGTGCTGCCACGGTCCCTGCGGGAACCCTTTCTGCCTGAAGCTGTGA